In the Xiamenia xianingshaonis genome, one interval contains:
- a CDS encoding LCP family protein — MAKARQGKHAATAPLQGAAEKSKGRTALAVPQAPAPKGPTAEQRKTSRRKAFIAVLCMALFSCLYLGAGYVVAATFPDRQIDQPQAAVPFDVAESQTEQLTDPFYVLLIGSDSRKGTALYTGKPTDGSQVDQRSDIMTLMRVDPQTYQITLVTIPRDTQLVGSSAKINESLTGNDPMQVVAAVERLCGVEVDYYMMTTFAGFEGLVNALGGVVVDVPLTITVADPLTAMPVTVEEGDDQHLDGAQALVFVRARKEYVDYQDVFRQQNVRTLEEAMIEQVLDEDSGSDLAGAFDDLREFTETNIDLEAAAQLGFDFMKHRDEMVVYSCSGPYDGGENEFGMWVVPEDPETWAKLMSAVDAGEDPSGIVPLPVLEKQ, encoded by the coding sequence GTGGCGAAGGCACGCCAGGGAAAACATGCGGCGACCGCCCCGTTGCAGGGAGCGGCCGAGAAATCCAAGGGGCGCACGGCGCTTGCCGTGCCCCAGGCGCCGGCGCCGAAGGGCCCCACGGCCGAGCAGCGCAAGACGTCGCGGCGCAAGGCCTTCATCGCCGTGCTGTGCATGGCGCTGTTCAGCTGCCTGTATCTGGGCGCTGGCTATGTCGTGGCGGCCACCTTTCCCGACCGGCAGATAGACCAGCCGCAGGCGGCCGTCCCCTTCGACGTGGCCGAGTCGCAGACAGAACAGCTGACCGACCCGTTCTACGTGCTGCTCATCGGGTCCGACTCGCGCAAAGGAACGGCGTTGTACACCGGAAAGCCCACCGACGGGTCCCAGGTCGACCAGCGCTCCGACATCATGACGCTCATGCGCGTCGATCCGCAGACCTACCAGATCACGCTCGTGACCATTCCGCGCGACACGCAGCTGGTCGGCTCGTCGGCAAAGATCAACGAGTCGCTGACCGGCAACGACCCGATGCAGGTGGTCGCGGCGGTCGAGCGTCTGTGCGGCGTCGAGGTCGACTACTACATGATGACGACGTTCGCCGGCTTTGAAGGGCTGGTGAACGCCTTGGGCGGCGTGGTGGTGGACGTGCCGCTCACCATCACGGTGGCCGACCCGCTCACGGCGATGCCGGTGACCGTTGAGGAGGGGGACGACCAGCATCTCGACGGAGCGCAGGCGCTCGTGTTCGTGCGGGCGCGCAAGGAATACGTCGACTACCAAGACGTTTTCCGCCAGCAAAACGTGCGCACGCTGGAAGAGGCCATGATCGAGCAGGTGCTCGACGAAGACAGCGGCTCGGATCTGGCGGGCGCTTTCGACGACCTGCGAGAGTTCACCGAGACTAACATCGATCTGGAGGCCGCCGCACAGCTTGGATTCGACTTCATGAAGCACCGCGACGAGATGGTCGTCTACTCGTGCAGCGGCCCGTACGACGGGGGCGAGAACGAGTTCGGCATGTGGGTCGTTCCCGAAGATCCGGAGACGTGGGCGAAGCTCATGAGCGCCGTGGACGCCGGCGAAGACCCGTCCGGCATCGTGCCGCTGCCGGTTCTAGAAAAGCAATAG